The Acidobacteriota bacterium genome has a segment encoding these proteins:
- the lptD gene encoding LPS assembly protein LptD: MPRPPVLFGQSTSTAVPPVSPAAPGPGSATEVRILSRSQQRAGERVYAAGDVEVHYGDVLVFADRVEYDLETKDVRAEGNVVVQASGEVVRAERAFYNLGTGRGTIERASGLVEPSILFEAETFERRQADVYALRKARLTACTQPNPRWSFGLSRAKLQKGEYVEMWDAVVRIKSVPVLYLPYLRYPLKDRASGFLAPQFGYGGEKGLSVTESYYWAIAPNMDLTAGIDVYSKRGTGAGLEYRYLFPGGTRGDLNLYYFISRRQADGARPGNSSIIRLDHTQALPLGFSLAANVDYQTSFSFLREFDNNFQRALSYTRTSQAYVTRSWRRFNLSVRASRFETYFSQAGDSNVSTSLPQVNFNVFKTRLFAPVYFSLAASLVRSQYGWKSQYQAGTERRSTRLTLSPSLSLPFSSIPWLTATTTVTANLSYYGQSLDPAGTGAIVAEPLFTRNLAAAVEIVGPVFYRLFYGRSGRARLKNIIEPYVTYSYDSPTNASDRVVTNYGFFRYHQVSYGVTDRFLFKGAGGRSVEVFSLGLGQTYYFSPEDGPLSIYPVDGRPPRFSEITGTLRFYPRAKFSLDASAGYNTYYDTLSSLRLSATAGSRADGEFLTLTWFKSRNAWVAGADSELVALYNRDQVGVLGGARLRRLGLDLQLEADYNIKDSKLLYTGALATYHYQCVDINVDVRAFYFRAKTDTQVRVSVGLGSIGRSLDFLGGFGL, translated from the coding sequence ATGCCGCGTCCGCCCGTTCTCTTCGGTCAATCCACTTCGACCGCCGTGCCGCCCGTGTCGCCCGCCGCGCCCGGGCCGGGCTCCGCGACGGAGGTCCGGATCCTGTCCCGAAGCCAGCAGCGGGCCGGCGAGCGCGTCTACGCGGCCGGAGACGTCGAGGTCCATTACGGCGACGTCCTGGTTTTCGCCGACCGCGTCGAGTACGATCTCGAAACCAAGGATGTCCGGGCCGAAGGCAACGTCGTCGTCCAGGCGTCCGGCGAGGTCGTCCGGGCCGAGCGCGCCTTCTACAACCTCGGGACGGGCCGGGGGACGATCGAACGGGCCTCCGGCCTGGTCGAGCCCTCCATCCTCTTCGAAGCCGAGACGTTCGAGCGCCGGCAGGCCGACGTCTATGCCCTGAGGAAGGCCCGCCTGACCGCCTGCACCCAGCCCAATCCGCGCTGGAGCTTCGGCCTGTCCAGGGCCAAGCTCCAGAAGGGCGAGTACGTCGAGATGTGGGACGCCGTCGTCCGGATCAAAAGCGTCCCCGTCCTCTATCTGCCCTACCTCCGCTATCCGCTGAAGGACCGGGCCTCGGGCTTCCTCGCGCCGCAGTTCGGCTACGGCGGCGAGAAGGGCCTGTCCGTCACCGAGAGCTATTACTGGGCCATCGCCCCGAACATGGATCTGACCGCCGGGATCGACGTCTACTCGAAGCGCGGCACCGGCGCCGGCCTCGAGTATCGCTATCTCTTCCCCGGCGGGACCAGGGGCGACCTCAACCTCTATTATTTCATCTCCCGGCGGCAGGCCGACGGCGCCCGGCCCGGCAATTCCTCGATCATCCGCCTCGATCACACCCAGGCCCTGCCCCTGGGCTTCTCCCTGGCGGCCAACGTCGATTACCAGACCTCGTTCAGCTTCCTGCGCGAGTTCGACAACAACTTCCAGCGGGCCCTGTCCTACACCCGGACGTCCCAGGCCTACGTGACGCGGTCGTGGCGCCGGTTCAACCTGAGCGTCCGGGCCTCGCGCTTCGAGACCTACTTCTCCCAGGCCGGCGACTCCAATGTCTCGACCTCCCTGCCCCAGGTCAACTTCAACGTCTTCAAGACCAGGCTCTTCGCCCCGGTCTACTTCTCCCTGGCCGCCTCGCTCGTCCGCTCCCAGTACGGCTGGAAGTCGCAATACCAGGCCGGGACGGAGAGGCGCTCGACCCGCCTGACCCTGAGCCCGTCGCTGAGCCTGCCCTTCTCCTCGATCCCCTGGCTCACGGCGACGACGACGGTCACGGCCAACCTCAGCTATTACGGCCAGAGCCTCGACCCGGCCGGGACGGGGGCCATCGTCGCCGAGCCGCTGTTCACCCGCAACCTGGCGGCCGCCGTCGAGATCGTCGGCCCGGTCTTCTACCGGCTCTTCTACGGCCGGAGCGGCCGGGCCCGGCTCAAGAACATCATCGAGCCCTATGTCACCTATTCCTACGACAGCCCGACCAACGCCAGCGACCGCGTCGTCACCAACTACGGTTTTTTCCGCTACCACCAGGTCAGCTACGGCGTCACCGACCGCTTCCTCTTCAAGGGCGCCGGCGGCCGGTCGGTCGAGGTCTTCTCGCTCGGCCTGGGCCAGACCTATTACTTTTCGCCGGAGGACGGACCCCTGTCGATCTACCCGGTCGACGGCCGGCCGCCGCGTTTCTCGGAGATCACCGGGACGCTCCGGTTCTATCCCCGGGCGAAGTTCAGCCTGGACGCCTCGGCCGGCTACAACACCTACTACGACACCCTGTCGAGCCTGCGGCTGAGCGCCACGGCCGGGTCCCGGGCCGACGGCGAGTTCCTGACCCTGACCTGGTTCAAGAGCCGCAACGCCTGGGTGGCCGGGGCCGACTCGGAGCTCGTCGCCCTCTACAACCGCGACCAGGTCGGCGTCCTCGGCGGCGCGCGGCTGCGCCGGCTCGGCCTCGATCTCCAGCTCGA
- the dxs gene encoding 1-deoxy-D-xylulose-5-phosphate synthase: protein MAKILDSVREPADLRKLSPEELSTLAMEIRALILDTVARNGGHLASNLGAVELTLALHLAFDSPRDKIVWDVGHQCYTHKILTGRKDRFGGLRRRGGILGFPCREESAHDVFNTGHASTALSAALGLAVARDKAGDRHHVVAVVGDGSLTGGVALEALNQIGHLRERLIIVLNFNEMSISLNVGAWSKYFSYLVSGHRYIRMKDQAKSILRKVPRLGDHVIKAGRAMEELVKKMLFPGYVFRELGIRYIGPVHGHNIRSLVDAFETAKTIDGPVLIQCVTQKGKGFQPARTHPEKFHGLGPFKVATGEPLQKDWGPSFSSAFGGAMIKIARKDAKVLAISAAMGEGTGLREFSEKLPDRFFDVGIAEQHAVTFAAGLALAGLKPVVAIYSTFLQRAYDQIYHDVALMDLPVVFALDRAGVVPDDGPTHQGVNDLAYMRQMPNMIIMAPKDENELQHMIWSGLAYGHPASVRFPKAKGLGVPMDEALEVLPLGRGELLKDGRDLLFAAGTMAAPALEAARELEKEGISLAVANARFVQPLDRDLILRFAAPGRTVVTLEEGIVEGGAGSAVRGLLDREGRFGIRFMSLGLPVEAYPLGKSDEIRAGLGLDVAGIVRRIREFYGAAPAGGAGERARG, encoded by the coding sequence ATGGCCAAGATCCTTGACTCCGTCCGCGAGCCGGCCGACCTGCGCAAGCTCTCGCCGGAGGAGCTCTCGACCCTGGCCATGGAGATCCGCGCCCTCATCCTGGATACGGTGGCCCGGAACGGAGGCCACCTGGCCTCGAACCTGGGCGCCGTCGAGCTGACCCTGGCCCTGCACCTGGCCTTCGACTCGCCCCGGGACAAGATCGTCTGGGACGTCGGCCACCAGTGCTACACCCACAAGATACTGACCGGCCGCAAGGACCGCTTCGGCGGGCTGCGGCGCCGCGGCGGCATCCTCGGCTTCCCCTGCCGAGAGGAGAGCGCGCACGACGTCTTCAACACCGGCCACGCCTCGACGGCCCTGTCGGCCGCCCTGGGCCTGGCCGTGGCCCGCGACAAGGCCGGGGACAGGCACCACGTGGTCGCCGTCGTCGGCGACGGCAGCCTGACGGGCGGCGTCGCCCTGGAAGCCCTCAACCAGATCGGCCACCTGCGCGAGCGGCTGATCATCGTCCTGAACTTCAACGAGATGTCCATCTCGCTCAACGTCGGGGCCTGGTCGAAGTACTTTTCCTACCTCGTCTCCGGCCACCGCTACATCCGGATGAAGGACCAGGCTAAGTCGATCCTGCGGAAGGTGCCGCGGCTGGGCGACCATGTCATCAAGGCCGGCCGGGCCATGGAGGAGCTGGTCAAGAAGATGCTCTTCCCCGGCTATGTCTTCCGGGAGCTGGGCATCCGCTACATCGGGCCGGTCCACGGCCACAACATCCGGTCCCTGGTCGACGCCTTCGAGACGGCCAAGACGATCGACGGCCCCGTCCTCATCCAGTGCGTAACCCAGAAGGGCAAGGGCTTCCAGCCGGCCCGGACCCACCCGGAGAAATTCCACGGCCTCGGGCCGTTCAAGGTGGCCACCGGCGAGCCCCTGCAGAAGGACTGGGGCCCGTCCTTCTCGAGCGCGTTCGGCGGGGCGATGATCAAGATCGCCCGGAAGGACGCGAAGGTCCTGGCCATCTCGGCGGCCATGGGCGAGGGCACCGGCCTGCGGGAATTCTCCGAGAAGCTCCCGGACCGGTTCTTCGACGTCGGCATCGCCGAGCAGCACGCCGTGACCTTCGCCGCCGGGCTGGCCTTGGCCGGGCTCAAGCCGGTCGTGGCCATCTACTCGACCTTCCTCCAGCGGGCCTACGACCAGATCTACCACGACGTCGCCCTGATGGACCTGCCCGTCGTCTTCGCCCTCGACCGGGCCGGGGTCGTGCCCGACGACGGGCCGACGCACCAGGGCGTCAACGACCTGGCCTACATGCGGCAGATGCCGAACATGATCATCATGGCCCCCAAGGACGAGAACGAGCTCCAGCACATGATCTGGTCGGGCCTCGCCTACGGGCACCCGGCCTCGGTCCGCTTCCCCAAGGCCAAGGGCCTGGGCGTGCCGATGGACGAGGCGCTCGAGGTCCTGCCCCTGGGCCGGGGCGAGCTCCTCAAGGACGGCCGCGACCTCCTCTTCGCCGCGGGCACGATGGCCGCCCCGGCGCTCGAAGCGGCCCGCGAGCTCGAGAAGGAGGGCATCTCCCTGGCCGTGGCCAATGCCCGGTTCGTCCAGCCGCTCGACCGCGACCTCATCCTCCGCTTCGCGGCTCCCGGCCGGACCGTCGTAACCCTCGAGGAAGGAATCGTCGAGGGCGGCGCCGGAAGCGCCGTGCGCGGGCTCCTCGACCGGGAGGGCCGGTTCGGCATCCGCTTCATGTCGCTCGGCCTGCCCGTCGAGGCCTACCCCCTGGGCAAGTCCGACGAGATCCGGGCCGGGCTCGGCCTCGACGTCGCGGGGATCGTTCGGAGGATCCGGGAATTCTACGGGGCGGCGCCCGCCGGAGGGGCCGGTGAAAGAGCGCGCGGATAG
- the xseA gene encoding exodeoxyribonuclease VII large subunit: MVVKDHVYTVSQVTEIVKTALEVALPQVWVEGEVSGYKKAASGHVFFSLKDEKSVIKAVMWQSTARKVPFELKDGMKVVCRGKVSVYEPRGDYQLYVDLVEPKGKGALQIAFEQLKEKLRAEGLFDEARKRKLPLRPKTIGVVTSPTGAALRDILRILERRYARLHVVIYPARVQGEGAAAEIVEGVDALGAWPGIDVLIVGRGGGSIEDLWAFNEEPVARAIARSPVPVISAVGHEVDFTIADFVADVRASTPSAAAEMVIETEAAFAERIGALTRRLADSLRFGAQRRRSEVDELARHRIFQNFQVRLANLARRVDDLETRGRNVIRGEQRAIAAHKGAALLAAERLANVLRRTLGEHRASWDRLTAALDALSPLAVLKKGYTLVWKDGGLRLARRIEDIEPGETVEVTFFKGEFRARVDSVDRKKLLESRFLKEGS, encoded by the coding sequence CTGGTCGTCAAGGACCATGTCTACACGGTCTCGCAGGTCACCGAGATCGTCAAGACCGCGCTCGAGGTGGCCCTGCCCCAGGTCTGGGTCGAAGGCGAGGTCTCAGGCTACAAGAAGGCCGCCTCGGGCCACGTTTTCTTCAGCCTCAAGGACGAGAAGAGCGTCATCAAGGCCGTCATGTGGCAGTCGACGGCCCGCAAGGTCCCGTTCGAGCTCAAGGACGGGATGAAGGTCGTCTGCCGGGGCAAGGTCAGCGTCTACGAGCCCCGCGGCGACTACCAGCTCTACGTCGATCTGGTCGAGCCCAAGGGCAAGGGCGCGCTCCAGATCGCCTTCGAGCAGCTCAAGGAGAAGCTCCGGGCCGAGGGCCTGTTCGACGAGGCCCGCAAGAGGAAGCTGCCGCTCCGGCCGAAGACGATCGGCGTCGTCACCTCGCCGACCGGCGCCGCCCTGCGCGACATCCTGCGCATCCTCGAGCGCCGCTACGCCAGGCTCCACGTCGTCATCTATCCCGCCCGGGTCCAGGGCGAGGGCGCGGCGGCCGAGATCGTCGAAGGCGTCGACGCCCTGGGGGCCTGGCCGGGGATCGACGTCCTCATCGTCGGCCGCGGCGGCGGCTCGATCGAGGACCTCTGGGCCTTCAACGAGGAGCCGGTGGCCCGGGCCATCGCCCGCTCGCCCGTGCCGGTCATCTCCGCCGTCGGCCACGAGGTCGACTTCACCATCGCCGACTTCGTCGCCGACGTCCGGGCCTCGACGCCCTCGGCGGCCGCGGAGATGGTCATCGAGACCGAGGCGGCCTTCGCCGAGCGGATCGGGGCGCTGACGCGGCGGCTGGCCGACAGCCTCCGCTTCGGGGCCCAGCGCCGGCGGAGCGAGGTCGACGAGCTGGCCAGGCACCGCATCTTCCAGAACTTCCAGGTCCGGCTGGCCAACCTGGCCCGCAGGGTCGACGACCTCGAGACCCGGGGCCGGAACGTCATCCGGGGCGAGCAGCGGGCCATCGCCGCCCACAAGGGCGCGGCGCTCCTGGCCGCCGAGAGGCTGGCCAACGTCCTGCGCCGTACCCTGGGCGAGCACCGGGCGTCCTGGGACCGGCTGACGGCCGCCCTCGACGCCCTGAGCCCGCTGGCCGTCCTCAAGAAGGGCTACACGCTCGTCTGGAAGGACGGGGGCCTGCGCCTGGCCCGCCGGATCGAGGACATCGAGCCCGGCGAGACCGTCGAGGTGACGTTCTTCAAGGGCGAGTTCCGGGCCCGGGTCGATTCGGTCGACCGCAAGAAGCTCCTGGAGTCCCGGTTCCTGAAGGAGGGATCATGA
- the trxA gene encoding thioredoxin translates to MSDAILTGTDASFDAEVLKSDLPVLVDFWAPWCGPCMMIGPVVEEIAEAHKGKLKVVKMNVDENPRTPQTYGIMAIPTLILFKGGELKDKAVGVLPKAKLVDLINKHI, encoded by the coding sequence ATGTCCGACGCCATTCTGACCGGAACCGACGCCAGCTTCGACGCCGAGGTGCTCAAGTCCGACCTGCCCGTCCTGGTGGATTTCTGGGCTCCCTGGTGCGGCCCCTGCATGATGATCGGCCCCGTGGTCGAGGAGATCGCCGAGGCCCACAAGGGCAAGCTCAAGGTCGTCAAGATGAACGTGGACGAGAACCCCCGGACGCCGCAGACCTACGGCATCATGGCCATCCCGACCCTGATCCTGTTCAAGGGCGGGGAGCTGAAAGATAAAGCGGTCGGAGTTTTGCCCAAGGCCAAGCTCGTCGACCTGATCAACAAGCACATCTGA
- a CDS encoding NAD(+)/NADH kinase has product MNSVRKAGIVIKPHAPSVEGILKIVVEYFEGRGIACVLEDVAARKLGRPDGLERPAIAAASDLVVVLGGDGTLLSVAHHAARAGVPVMGVNLGRLGFLTEIPVTEVAPTLDRFLGGDASLVSSRGLLEARTSSAAGFCLNDVVITKGAKARMIEMALIIDGRDVADLKADGLIVATPTGSTAYSLSAGGPIVHPQVPAILVTPICPHTLSLRPLAVPSESTISVRLLTGGEEVHVTFDGQRGGVMVRNDVVEIRKAPFDLQLVTSPRRSYYDLVKEKLGWAE; this is encoded by the coding sequence ATGAATAGCGTGCGCAAGGCCGGCATCGTCATCAAGCCCCACGCCCCTTCGGTCGAGGGCATCCTCAAGATCGTGGTCGAGTACTTCGAGGGCCGCGGCATCGCCTGCGTTCTCGAGGACGTGGCGGCCCGGAAGCTCGGGCGCCCCGACGGGCTGGAACGCCCGGCCATCGCCGCGGCCTCGGACCTGGTCGTCGTCCTCGGCGGCGACGGCACGCTCCTCAGCGTGGCCCACCACGCCGCCCGGGCGGGAGTCCCGGTCATGGGCGTCAACCTGGGCCGCCTGGGCTTCCTGACCGAGATCCCGGTCACCGAGGTCGCGCCGACGCTCGACAGGTTCCTCGGCGGGGATGCGTCCCTGGTCAGCTCCCGCGGGCTCCTCGAGGCCCGGACCTCCTCGGCGGCGGGATTCTGCCTGAACGACGTCGTCATCACCAAGGGGGCCAAGGCCCGCATGATCGAGATGGCCCTGATCATCGACGGCCGGGACGTGGCCGACCTCAAGGCCGACGGCCTGATCGTCGCCACGCCGACGGGCTCGACGGCCTACTCGCTCTCGGCCGGAGGGCCGATCGTCCACCCCCAGGTCCCGGCCATCCTCGTGACGCCGATCTGCCCCCACACCCTGTCCCTCCGGCCCCTGGCCGTGCCTTCGGAGTCGACGATCAGCGTCCGGCTGCTGACGGGAGGGGAAGAGGTACACGTGACCTTCGACGGCCAGCGCGGCGGGGTCATGGTCCGCAACGACGTGGTCGAGATCCGCAAGGCGCCGTTCGATCTCCAGCTCGTCACGTCGCCCCGCCGCAGCTACTACGACTTGGTCAAGGAAAAGCTCGGCTGGGCCGAATGA
- the atpB gene encoding F0F1 ATP synthase subunit A, translated as MEGLEHSLWIVEAFNRVFGPPVAALLGLFGLKVDPFHAIPDYLVMIIIVAVVVPVLLRLLARKPDVVPSRRQTVAEMIVQLFEGIVTDAMGPEGRKYVPVVGGVGLFIFASNMIGLIPGFMSPTSKLNVTVGCALVVFFYYHAEGVKAQGIKYFKQFLGEIPALAPLMLPIEIISHFSRPVSLSMRLFCNIFAEELLILIMASIVPFLLPLPFMALSIFTSVIQAYVFVLLSCVYLAGAVAHEHEHSN; from the coding sequence ATGGAAGGTTTAGAGCACAGCCTCTGGATCGTCGAGGCCTTCAACCGCGTCTTCGGCCCGCCCGTCGCCGCGCTGCTCGGCCTCTTCGGCCTCAAGGTCGATCCTTTCCACGCCATCCCCGATTACCTGGTCATGATCATCATCGTGGCCGTCGTCGTCCCGGTCCTTCTCCGGCTCCTCGCCCGCAAGCCGGACGTGGTGCCGAGCCGGCGCCAGACCGTGGCCGAGATGATCGTCCAGCTGTTCGAGGGCATCGTCACCGACGCCATGGGCCCGGAAGGCCGCAAGTACGTCCCTGTCGTCGGCGGGGTCGGGCTGTTCATCTTCGCCAGCAACATGATCGGCCTCATCCCCGGCTTCATGTCGCCGACGAGCAAGCTCAACGTCACGGTCGGCTGCGCCCTGGTCGTCTTCTTCTACTACCACGCCGAGGGGGTCAAGGCCCAGGGGATCAAGTACTTCAAGCAGTTCCTGGGCGAGATCCCGGCCCTGGCCCCGCTGATGCTGCCGATCGAGATCATCAGCCATTTCTCCCGGCCGGTCTCCCTGTCGATGCGGCTTTTCTGCAACATCTTCGCCGAGGAGCTGCTGATCCTGATCATGGCCTCGATCGTCCCCTTCCTGCTGCCGCTGCCGTTCATGGCCCTGTCCATCTTCACCTCGGTCATCCAGGCCTACGTCTTCGTCCTGCTCTCCTGCGTCTATCTCGCGGGCGCCGTCGCCCATGAACACGAGCACTCAAACTAA
- a CDS encoding ATP synthase subunit I, giving the protein MTIEEQGLSEDRLLRRIPFEIAGLAAVLAVPAALLFDAATGIFFFAGGLFSALGFLWLKQSLTRLLAKGERGARRSGILLYALRLVLICAVFFLIILFYPKKLLAFVAGFSAVVPVTLIEAVRGLLRVKTWKV; this is encoded by the coding sequence ATGACGATCGAGGAGCAAGGCCTGTCCGAAGACCGCTTGCTGCGGCGCATCCCCTTCGAGATCGCCGGCCTGGCGGCCGTCCTGGCCGTCCCGGCCGCCCTGCTTTTCGACGCCGCGACCGGCATCTTCTTCTTCGCCGGCGGGCTCTTTTCGGCCCTCGGCTTCCTCTGGCTCAAGCAGTCGCTGACCCGCTTGCTGGCCAAGGGCGAGCGGGGCGCGCGCCGCTCCGGCATCCTTCTCTACGCCCTCCGGCTCGTGTTGATTTGCGCCGTCTTTTTCCTTATAATTTTATTCTATCCGAAGAAGCTACTCGCTTTCGTCGCGGGCTTCTCCGCGGTCGTGCCGGTAACGCTCATCGAGGCCGTGCGGGGTCTTCTTCGCGTGAAAACATGGAAGGTTTAG
- the xseB gene encoding exodeoxyribonuclease VII small subunit: protein MTNLTFEKALAELEQIVAKLEKGGISLNESLALFEKGVKMSRFLRGELDKAERKVEILLKDEQGKLKAEEFEAEAGEDEGTGDEGGNA, encoded by the coding sequence ATGACCAACCTGACGTTCGAGAAGGCCCTGGCCGAGCTCGAGCAGATCGTGGCCAAGCTGGAGAAGGGCGGCATCTCCCTCAACGAGTCGCTGGCCCTGTTCGAGAAGGGCGTCAAGATGTCGCGCTTCCTCCGCGGCGAGCTGGACAAGGCCGAGCGCAAGGTCGAGATCCTGCTCAAGGACGAGCAGGGCAAGCTCAAGGCCGAGGAGTTCGAGGCCGAGGCGGGCGAGGACGAGGGGACCGGGGACGAGGGCGGGAACGCCTGA
- a CDS encoding TlyA family RNA methyltransferase: MKERADRLLAGRGLAPSREKAQALIMAGLVTSGGRAVGKPGELLDAGAPLEVAHPLPFVSRGGLKLQEALERFAIDVTGLVGLDIGASTGGFVDCLLKRGAARVYAVDVDTRQLDWNLSKDPRVVPIEKNARALAPADIPEPPGIITMDVSFISVVKILPALAAVPGDWTLVSLIKPQFEAGPKDVGKKGVVRDPAVHAAVLERAVAEARAMGFGLKGLIRCSTHGQKGNVEFFAWWVKGTPALNAERVPEWIKEAVRHE, translated from the coding sequence GTGAAAGAGCGCGCGGATAGGCTCCTGGCCGGCCGGGGTCTCGCGCCCAGCCGGGAGAAAGCCCAGGCTCTGATCATGGCCGGCCTGGTGACGAGCGGCGGCCGGGCGGTCGGCAAGCCGGGCGAACTCCTCGACGCCGGGGCGCCGCTCGAGGTGGCGCATCCGCTTCCCTTCGTCAGCCGCGGCGGCCTCAAGCTTCAGGAGGCCCTGGAGCGGTTCGCCATCGACGTCACGGGGCTTGTCGGGCTCGATATCGGGGCCTCGACCGGCGGCTTCGTCGATTGCCTGCTGAAGCGTGGCGCGGCCCGGGTTTACGCCGTCGACGTCGATACCAGGCAGCTCGACTGGAACCTGTCTAAGGACCCGCGGGTCGTCCCGATCGAGAAGAACGCCCGGGCGCTCGCCCCGGCCGATATCCCCGAACCGCCCGGCATCATCACCATGGACGTCTCGTTCATCTCGGTCGTCAAGATCCTGCCGGCCCTGGCGGCCGTCCCCGGGGACTGGACCCTGGTCTCGCTCATCAAGCCGCAGTTCGAGGCCGGGCCGAAGGACGTCGGGAAGAAGGGCGTAGTCAGGGACCCGGCGGTCCACGCCGCGGTCCTCGAGCGCGCCGTCGCGGAAGCCCGGGCGATGGGCTTCGGTCTCAAGGGGCTCATCCGCTGCTCGACGCACGGACAGAAGGGCAACGTCGAGTTCTTCGCCTGGTGGGTCAAGGGAACGCCGGCCCTCAACGCCGAGCGCGTCCCGGAATGGATCAAGGAGGCGGTCCGCCATGAATAG
- a CDS encoding AtpZ/AtpI family protein, which translates to MEMEKKPHGPDFRRLAELTSIGLILPSSIAVGLFMGYFLDRWLGTAPWLLLIFTVLGVASGLLSLFRALKKELKDDPPES; encoded by the coding sequence ATGGAGATGGAGAAGAAGCCCCACGGCCCGGATTTCCGGCGGCTGGCCGAGCTGACCTCGATCGGCCTGATCCTGCCGTCATCGATCGCCGTGGGACTGTTCATGGGCTATTTCCTTGACCGCTGGCTGGGCACGGCGCCCTGGCTCCTGCTCATCTTCACCGTCCTCGGCGTCGCCTCGGGGCTCCTGAGCCTGTTCCGGGCGCTGAAGAAGGAATTGAAGGACGACCCGCCCGAGTCCTGA
- a CDS encoding YihY/virulence factor BrkB family protein has protein sequence MTRSTLSLIAASFRRFNGDKCWTSAVVISYFSLLCSVPLIALFFAAAGRFLGDTEMALRSLNIFTDEFFARLDPGFFKSLAGLTGAARDLGLFGVIGSLVSASFLFSSLISAINQIFRTTYHRSFIYNRLIEFMMMAVVGVFMLFSLAMTAAWTAIGQAIEKSGLAVATLNPEALKALNNVFLKYLIPYFLTFLMFFILYKFIPEVKVHTRAGTIPALIAALIFEVFKRAFAFYVVHFSAVGIVLSKLLQGTLTSVLFFVLWVTSSMIILLWGAELAALLNEKYDAAAAAKARKTPPPALKTA, from the coding sequence ATGACGCGATCGACGCTTTCGCTCATCGCCGCGTCCTTCAGGCGGTTCAACGGGGACAAGTGTTGGACCTCGGCCGTCGTCATCTCGTATTTCTCGCTCCTCTGCAGCGTCCCCCTGATCGCCCTGTTCTTCGCCGCCGCCGGGCGGTTCCTGGGCGACACGGAGATGGCCCTGCGGAGCCTGAACATCTTCACGGATGAGTTCTTCGCCCGGCTCGACCCGGGCTTCTTCAAGAGTCTCGCGGGCCTGACCGGTGCGGCTCGCGATCTCGGGCTCTTCGGCGTCATCGGCTCGCTCGTCTCGGCCTCGTTCCTGTTCTCGAGCCTGATCAGCGCGATCAACCAGATCTTCCGGACGACCTACCACCGGTCCTTCATCTACAACCGGCTGATCGAGTTCATGATGATGGCCGTCGTCGGCGTCTTCATGCTCTTTTCCCTGGCCATGACGGCTGCCTGGACGGCCATCGGCCAGGCCATCGAGAAGAGCGGCCTGGCGGTCGCGACCCTCAATCCCGAGGCCCTGAAGGCCCTCAACAACGTCTTCCTGAAATACCTGATCCCCTATTTCCTGACCTTCCTGATGTTCTTCATCCTGTACAAGTTCATCCCGGAGGTCAAGGTCCACACCCGGGCCGGGACCATCCCGGCCCTTATCGCCGCCCTGATCTTCGAGGTCTTCAAGCGGGCTTTCGCCTTCTACGTCGTCCACTTTTCCGCGGTCGGCATCGTCCTGAGCAAGCTCCTGCAGGGCACGCTGACCTCGGTCCTTTTCTTCGTGCTCTGGGTGACCTCGTCGATGATCATCCTGCTCTGGGGCGCGGAGCTGGCCGCCCTGCTCAACGAGAAGTACGACGCGGCGGCCGCCGCGAAAGCGCGGAAAACCCCTCCGCCCGCCCTCAAAACGGCCTGA
- a CDS encoding ATP synthase F0 subunit C, whose amino-acid sequence MSKRVKALWLMAFGVALTALPALAQEGGPAELAKPRADLFKLSLIVGGAVITLAVIAGAICQSRAICSACEGISRNPSGAPAIRGLLILGLVLIETLVIYALLITIIILMVQWGKYV is encoded by the coding sequence ATGTCCAAGAGAGTCAAAGCCCTGTGGTTGATGGCCTTCGGCGTCGCCCTCACGGCCCTGCCTGCCCTGGCCCAGGAAGGCGGCCCGGCCGAGCTGGCCAAGCCCCGGGCCGACCTGTTCAAGCTGTCTCTCATCGTCGGCGGCGCCGTCATCACCCTGGCGGTCATCGCCGGCGCCATCTGCCAGTCCAGGGCCATCTGCTCAGCCTGCGAGGGGATCTCCCGCAACCCGTCCGGCGCCCCCGCCATCCGCGGCCTGCTCATCCTGGGCCTCGTCCTGATCGAGACCCTGGTCATTTACGCCCTGCTCATCACCATCATCATCCTGATGGTCCAGTGGGGCAAGTACGTCTGA